The region GATCGTCGAGGCAAGGGACGGGAAATCCGGCGTCGAGAAGTTCGTGGCGGAGCGTCCGGACCTGACGTTCACCGACATCACGATGCCCGTCATGGACGGCATCCATGCGCTGGAGCATATGAAAAAAATCCGCCCGGAGGCGCCGATCGTCGTCTGCAGCGCGGACGTCCAGCCGAAGACCATCGAGCGCGTCATGGAGCTGGGGGCATTCGACATGGTGCGGAAGCCCGCCACCCGGGAGCAGCTTTCGATCCTTTTCCGGAAAGTGGACGACTGGATGCGCGGGGGAGGAAGCGCATGATCACGGACCCCGTGCGGGAATTGCTGGACGCCGAAGAGCAGGACATCCTCCAGGAGATCATGAACATCGGGTTCGGCAACGCCGCGGCGGACCTCGCGTCCGTCATCGACATCTACGTGCAGTTGACCGTGCCGTCCGTGAAGATCATCCCCGCCACGGAGTTTCCGGACTACATCCGGAAGGAGATCGGAGACAACCGGGAGATCAGCTTCGTCGAGCAGAATTTCTGGTCCCGCTTCAAGGGGATCGCGCTGCTGGCCTTCTCGGACGGCGCCGGCAAGGCGCTGATGTCGGTCCTGGTGGAGGAGGAATCGAAGCGGATGTTCGAGTCGGACCCGCTGCGGGTCCTGGAGAAGGAGATCCTGATGGAGGTGGGGAACATCCTGGTCGGTGCTTGCATCGGCAAGGTGTCCGACCTGCTGGGGGACGTCATCTCCTACTCGCCGCCGCGGGTGCTCACCGGAGACCTGGCGAAGAAGGCCAACGCCTCCCGGAAGATGTTCGGCCCCGGCAACATCGTCATCGTCCTCCAGACGGTGTTCCACTTCGGGAAACAGGACGTCCGGGGCTACATGTTCCTGATCGTCAGTCAGGAGTCCGTCGGATTCCTCAAGCAGGCGCTGAAAAATTTCATGGAACGTTATTCATGAACAGCTCCGAGGTCTTCGACACGCTGAACCTCGGCATCGTCATCCTGGACTCCGGGTGCCGCATCTCATACTGGAACCAGTGGATGGCCATGCACACGGAGATGTCGGCGGAGGAGATGAACGGGAGATGCCTTTTCGAAGCGTTCCCGAACCTCGACACGCCAGTGATCCGCAACAGTTTCAAGTCGGTCTTCACCT is a window of Thermodesulfobacteriota bacterium DNA encoding:
- a CDS encoding chemotaxis protein CheC — translated: MITDPVRELLDAEEQDILQEIMNIGFGNAAADLASVIDIYVQLTVPSVKIIPATEFPDYIRKEIGDNREISFVEQNFWSRFKGIALLAFSDGAGKALMSVLVEEESKRMFESDPLRVLEKEILMEVGNILVGACIGKVSDLLGDVISYSPPRVLTGDLAKKANASRKMFGPGNIVIVLQTVFHFGKQDVRGYMFLIVSQESVGFLKQALKNFMERYS
- a CDS encoding response regulator: MKILIVDDSPVAIKILRSCLPADRSFEIVEARDGKSGVEKFVAERPDLTFTDITMPVMDGIHALEHMKKIRPEAPIVVCSADVQPKTIERVMELGAFDMVRKPATREQLSILFRKVDDWMRGGGSA